From Thermoflavifilum aggregans, a single genomic window includes:
- a CDS encoding GNAT family N-acetyltransferase, with the protein MPSLPLHFELIPYGSVSYQEMIRLREKILRIPLGLQFSADELAAEKNDWHVGAFLLTDNQLIACCVLSPVDHQTVRLRQMAVEAAFQRQKIGTALLQYAEQIARSKGFQTIVLHARVYAMAFYQKHGYTVTGDVFTEVTIPHVKMKKDIRHGTLQPQ; encoded by the coding sequence ATGCCGTCTCTTCCGCTTCATTTTGAACTTATTCCCTACGGTTCTGTATCTTATCAGGAGATGATACGGTTGCGCGAAAAGATATTGCGAATCCCGCTGGGGCTGCAGTTTTCGGCAGATGAACTGGCTGCAGAAAAAAACGACTGGCATGTGGGTGCTTTTTTGTTAACCGACAATCAGCTGATAGCTTGTTGTGTGCTGAGCCCTGTTGATCATCAAACTGTGAGATTGCGCCAGATGGCAGTGGAGGCTGCTTTTCAACGACAAAAAATAGGTACCGCCTTATTGCAATATGCCGAACAAATAGCCAGATCAAAAGGATTTCAGACCATTGTACTGCATGCGCGGGTATATGCCATGGCATTTTACCAGAAACATGGTTATACGGTAACAGGCGATGTATTTACAGAAGTTACCATTCCTCATGTAAAAATGAAAAAAGATATCCGACACGGTACATTGCAGCCTCAATAA
- a CDS encoding alkaline phosphatase family protein, producing the protein MKRVAIINISGLSVDLIRNFTPQLNTWLSGVGYAAIRASFPMLSPSMQASFLTGSWPTDHGIVGNGWYEADQGLIHWQFPSGTLIQQPGIWQKMKAQRPDFRCALICWQHYFQNGCDIVAGFKPYRMAFWPPVPQVYVRPKSLLTRLAEEWEEFRDLLYRKEMATPSRIRSEAEELQQMNECIFRTAQWIETHDRPHLTCIALPELSYQIPVKGLDDVQLKASFASVERLCMQLISLYEAHDVQVILLSDEVYTPVHQPIYINRLLREEGWLEVISQFGQEFLDVMESKAFAVTDHQIAHVYVQDQKQARQLKSFLQQMDGVAAVWDRAEKRNRRIAHPRAGDYVVVAESGRWFAYDYWRSKEAAPYQHYAMAYAEPYGTYARLAFEPGRQSQVPSSSLQAAFPETNAPAPYTLIKAASGCVEPDRNHAPLFATAMALPEFINPVDVYGFIVQALQGN; encoded by the coding sequence ATGAAGCGCGTTGCCATCATCAATATTTCAGGTCTGTCTGTTGATTTGATCAGAAATTTCACTCCTCAGTTAAATACCTGGTTATCGGGTGTGGGTTATGCAGCCATTCGGGCTTCATTTCCTATGCTTTCGCCGAGTATGCAGGCAAGCTTTCTCACCGGAAGCTGGCCAACGGATCATGGTATCGTAGGCAATGGCTGGTACGAAGCTGATCAGGGTTTGATTCACTGGCAGTTTCCTTCTGGTACGCTGATACAGCAGCCTGGCATCTGGCAGAAAATGAAAGCGCAACGTCCGGATTTTCGCTGTGCGCTCATCTGTTGGCAACATTATTTTCAGAACGGCTGCGATATTGTAGCTGGTTTTAAACCTTACCGGATGGCTTTCTGGCCGCCTGTTCCGCAGGTATATGTAAGGCCGAAATCATTGCTCACCCGTTTGGCAGAAGAATGGGAAGAATTTCGGGATTTGCTTTATCGGAAAGAAATGGCCACACCTTCGCGTATCCGGAGTGAAGCTGAAGAGTTACAGCAAATGAATGAATGTATTTTTCGCACAGCACAGTGGATCGAAACGCACGACAGGCCCCATCTTACATGCATTGCACTTCCGGAACTTTCCTATCAGATTCCGGTAAAAGGATTGGATGATGTACAGCTCAAAGCTTCGTTTGCATCTGTTGAACGGCTGTGCATGCAGCTGATTTCACTTTATGAAGCTCATGATGTGCAGGTGATACTGCTTTCGGATGAGGTGTATACGCCAGTACATCAGCCTATTTATATCAACCGGTTGCTTCGGGAAGAAGGATGGCTGGAAGTGATTTCACAGTTCGGTCAGGAATTTCTGGATGTGATGGAGTCAAAGGCTTTTGCCGTGACAGATCATCAGATAGCACACGTATATGTGCAGGATCAGAAGCAAGCCCGTCAGCTGAAATCCTTTTTGCAACAAATGGATGGTGTAGCAGCTGTTTGGGATAGAGCTGAAAAGCGAAACAGGCGTATCGCTCATCCAAGAGCCGGAGATTACGTGGTCGTTGCAGAATCCGGCCGATGGTTTGCTTATGATTACTGGCGAAGCAAAGAGGCGGCACCTTATCAGCATTATGCAATGGCATATGCCGAACCTTATGGTACTTATGCAAGGTTGGCATTTGAGCCAGGCAGGCAATCTCAGGTACCCTCCTCATCCTTGCAGGCGGCTTTTCCGGAAACAAATGCTCCTGCACCCTATACTTTGATAAAAGCTGCTTCCGGATGTGTGGAACCTGATCGAAACCATGCACCTTTATTTGCAACGGCCATGGCATTACCGGAGTTTATCAATCCTGTTGATGTGTATGGCTTCATTGTACAGGCATTGCAAGGCAACTGA
- a CDS encoding sensor histidine kinase, protein MSLDLRYGIFIWPVWLYVFLFQFSFLLYQSPHIPAEDTNAHALPPDSLLSRCIDAFEKRDLNQATSYGIQAAAQFHRQKKYASEALAFSYLSEICKQLGTIDRTIAYSWQGIDYARKAAAICQHIADTAGWVIALNAEGIIFRDIGQIHPYERYYDSARACYLKALKLIQLSGKATNYIPKLYNNLSQISTEYDHDYAKALQYLSQAIAINQKNHNLISLSYNYGNVSQVYQQMGNLPKSIEYARKTVSLAQSLQMPDRLLNAYEQAYESFKASHRYDSALYYYELYNVINDSMANVEKTRQIADMQTKYETLQKESTIKQLDLQNQSKSRQIGLLTTSLILMGLLLGTVIWQYVKAEKQKKLIAQQSEQLKTLMKELHHRVKNNLQIVSSLLSLQGYKTSDESTRQAFRESQQRVWAMSLIHQRLYQTDQLTTIHIREYLTELAESLITAFGYDTHEVDLQVNSNCEWLDVEKALPLGLMANEILTNACKYAFSEITHPSLHIHFHEANDQMHLTISYSGKKWDKQLWLQNNHSFGHQLVATLCKQLRARQEFDIQDQRTIFSLSIPKIA, encoded by the coding sequence ATGTCTCTGGATCTACGATATGGTATCTTTATATGGCCTGTATGGCTGTATGTTTTTTTATTTCAATTTTCTTTCCTTCTGTATCAATCTCCGCACATACCAGCAGAAGATACAAATGCTCATGCTTTGCCACCCGACAGCCTTCTGAGCAGATGCATAGATGCATTCGAAAAACGCGATCTGAATCAGGCTACTTCCTATGGCATTCAGGCTGCTGCACAGTTTCATCGACAGAAAAAATATGCCTCTGAAGCTCTCGCCTTCTCCTATCTGTCGGAAATATGCAAACAACTCGGCACTATTGATCGCACAATAGCCTACAGCTGGCAGGGAATTGATTATGCGCGGAAAGCTGCTGCTATCTGCCAGCACATAGCCGATACTGCCGGATGGGTTATTGCATTGAATGCGGAGGGAATTATTTTCCGGGATATTGGTCAAATCCATCCGTATGAAAGATATTATGACTCCGCACGTGCATGCTATTTAAAAGCCCTGAAACTGATTCAGCTATCCGGCAAAGCAACGAACTATATTCCCAAATTGTATAACAACCTAAGCCAGATTTCCACGGAATATGATCATGATTATGCAAAAGCCCTGCAATACCTTTCACAGGCCATTGCTATCAATCAGAAAAATCATAACCTGATCAGTCTTTCCTATAATTATGGCAATGTGTCTCAAGTATATCAGCAAATGGGAAACCTTCCGAAATCCATTGAATATGCCCGTAAAACAGTTTCTCTTGCTCAATCTCTGCAAATGCCTGACAGGTTGTTAAATGCCTATGAACAGGCTTACGAAAGTTTCAAGGCATCTCACCGATATGATTCAGCCTTGTATTACTACGAGCTTTACAATGTGATCAATGATTCCATGGCAAATGTGGAAAAAACCCGTCAGATTGCCGATATGCAAACCAAATATGAAACTCTGCAAAAAGAATCAACCATCAAACAACTCGACCTGCAAAATCAATCCAAATCCCGGCAAATTGGCCTGTTGACCACCAGCCTGATTCTGATGGGACTTTTGCTGGGTACTGTCATCTGGCAATATGTAAAAGCAGAGAAACAAAAAAAGCTGATTGCCCAACAATCTGAACAATTGAAAACCCTGATGAAGGAATTGCATCATCGGGTGAAAAACAATTTGCAGATTGTAAGCAGCTTATTGAGTCTGCAGGGATATAAAACAAGCGATGAATCAACCAGGCAGGCTTTTCGCGAAAGTCAGCAACGTGTTTGGGCTATGAGCCTCATTCATCAACGCCTGTATCAAACTGATCAGCTCACCACTATTCATATCCGGGAATATTTAACCGAGCTGGCAGAATCACTCATCACTGCCTTTGGCTATGATACACATGAAGTGGATCTACAGGTAAACAGCAACTGCGAATGGCTGGATGTAGAAAAAGCTTTACCATTAGGATTGATGGCAAATGAAATTCTCACCAATGCATGTAAATATGCTTTTTCTGAAATTACTCACCCCTCGTTACATATACATTTTCATGAAGCAAATGACCAGATGCATCTTACGATCAGTTACTCCGGAAAAAAATGGGATAAACAACTCTGGCTGCAAAACAATCATTCATTCGGGCACCAGCTGGTAGCTACCTTATGCAAACAATTAAGAGCCAGGCAGGAATTCGATATTCAGGATCAGAGAACCATTTTCTCTTTATCTATTCCTAAAATAGCCTGA
- a CDS encoding LytR/AlgR family response regulator transcription factor, translated as MHDEKIHILIVEDESIVALDLATGLEREGYDIAGVADNAQDARKIFTSHEVDLVLMDIHIMGEKDGVETAMELMSIKQVPLIYLTAYTDHETIQRVKNTYPAAFLAKPYDIQHVHIAIELAVNNFALFRKQQSGKMISLSPASADTSQKQPAAKLTQEKETILQYDEYIFIKQNYRFIKIRIADILYASADDNYVHLHTADKKYSLRMSLSQLIDKMSPHLLVRIHRSYAVNLQAIQSFTEQEVVIQKEHLPIGRNYKEDFLKHFDFLG; from the coding sequence ATGCACGATGAAAAAATCCATATTCTTATCGTAGAAGATGAATCGATTGTAGCGCTTGATCTGGCTACTGGTCTGGAACGGGAAGGATATGATATTGCAGGCGTTGCAGATAATGCACAGGATGCAAGAAAAATATTTACCTCACACGAAGTGGACCTGGTGCTGATGGATATTCATATCATGGGTGAAAAAGACGGCGTGGAAACTGCTATGGAATTAATGTCTATCAAACAGGTACCATTGATTTACCTGACTGCCTATACGGATCACGAAACCATCCAACGTGTAAAAAACACCTATCCAGCAGCTTTTCTGGCAAAACCTTACGATATTCAGCATGTGCACATTGCTATTGAACTGGCTGTAAATAATTTTGCTCTTTTCAGAAAACAGCAAAGCGGAAAAATGATTTCATTATCTCCAGCATCTGCAGATACTAGCCAAAAACAACCTGCTGCAAAACTGACTCAAGAAAAAGAAACCATTTTGCAGTATGATGAATATATTTTTATCAAGCAGAACTATCGTTTTATCAAAATCCGTATAGCCGATATTCTGTATGCGAGTGCGGATGATAATTACGTACATCTGCATACCGCCGATAAAAAATATAGTTTACGCATGAGTCTTTCCCAGCTCATTGACAAGATGAGCCCTCATCTGCTCGTACGCATTCATCGTTCCTATGCTGTAAACCTGCAGGCCATTCAATCATTTACCGAACAGGAAGTAGTGATACAGAAGGAACATTTGCCCATTGGGAGAAATTATAAAGAAGACTTTCTTAAACATTTTGATTTTCTAGGCTGA
- a CDS encoding RagB/SusD family nutrient uptake outer membrane protein, which translates to MKNVLSSLILSAAIMLSMLLMSGCSNSFLNKPPIGNYDQNTLANRAGVEGLLIGAYSMLDGEGGPSQNIVGPWGTSADNWVFGSVCADDAHKGSDPGDQPDIVPLETWNPTPTNSYLEAKWQALYDAIQRCNDVLRIMRLAQDMTPADTIQVSAEARFLRALYHFEAKKIWNMVPWVDESITYGAGNWRVPNDEDIWPNIEADLQYAMANLPATQSEAGRANKYAAEAFLAKAYLFEHKYAQAEPLLDDLINNGVTAGGKKYALIKFSDNFDPAKNHNTPEDVFDAQMSVNDGAGANNANAGDVLNFPYGGGPGGCCGFFQPSYSLVNSYKTDPVTGLPMPDTYNNSDLKNDQGLSSSDPFTPDTTTPLDPRLDWTVGRRGIPYLDWGPFPGAAWIRNQASAGPYAPKKNVYYKSEQGTYTDNSSWTSGYTANNYHYIRFAQVLLWAAEVKVELGKLDQAQTYVNMVRARAADTTDWVRSVDGTHFAANYFIGLYPSGYFTSVGQARARTLVHFEEKLELAMEGHRFFDLVRWGEADSTLNAYAAHEVASGYTLMQGAHFTKGKNEYFPIPQQEIDRSTVNGQSVLKQNPGY; encoded by the coding sequence ATGAAAAACGTATTATCATCCCTTATACTCTCAGCAGCCATTATGCTGTCTATGCTGTTGATGAGTGGGTGTAGCAATAGTTTTTTAAATAAGCCACCCATTGGAAATTATGATCAAAACACTTTGGCTAACAGAGCAGGAGTAGAAGGTTTGCTGATTGGTGCATATTCTATGTTAGATGGTGAAGGGGGCCCCAGTCAAAATATAGTAGGCCCTTGGGGTACAAGTGCGGATAACTGGGTTTTTGGCAGTGTATGCGCTGATGATGCCCATAAAGGGTCTGATCCGGGAGACCAGCCTGATATCGTACCTTTGGAAACCTGGAATCCAACCCCCACAAATAGTTACTTAGAGGCAAAATGGCAGGCATTGTATGATGCTATTCAGCGTTGCAATGATGTGCTTAGAATTATGCGACTGGCCCAGGATATGACGCCTGCAGATACTATTCAAGTCAGTGCAGAAGCAAGGTTTTTAAGAGCACTCTATCATTTTGAGGCTAAAAAAATCTGGAATATGGTGCCATGGGTTGATGAAAGTATCACCTATGGTGCCGGCAACTGGCGAGTGCCCAATGATGAAGATATCTGGCCAAATATTGAAGCAGATTTGCAGTATGCAATGGCTAACCTCCCGGCTACCCAAAGTGAAGCAGGAAGAGCAAATAAATATGCTGCAGAGGCGTTTCTGGCAAAAGCATATTTATTTGAGCATAAATATGCGCAAGCTGAGCCTTTATTAGATGATTTAATCAATAATGGTGTTACAGCAGGTGGGAAAAAATATGCCTTAATTAAATTCTCCGATAATTTTGATCCGGCTAAGAACCATAACACTCCTGAAGATGTTTTTGATGCACAAATGTCTGTTAATGATGGCGCTGGTGCAAATAATGCAAATGCTGGTGATGTACTCAACTTCCCTTATGGCGGTGGACCTGGAGGATGTTGTGGATTTTTCCAGCCTTCCTATAGTTTAGTAAATTCTTATAAAACTGACCCTGTCACAGGGTTACCCATGCCGGATACTTATAATAATTCGGATTTGAAAAATGATCAGGGGCTTTCTTCTTCGGATCCGTTTACCCCTGATACCACAACCCCCCTTGATCCGCGTTTGGATTGGACGGTTGGCAGGAGAGGTATCCCCTATCTGGATTGGGGACCCTTCCCCGGAGCGGCTTGGATTCGTAACCAAGCCAGTGCAGGGCCATATGCTCCTAAAAAGAATGTGTATTATAAAAGCGAACAAGGTACTTATACCGATAACTCTTCCTGGACAAGTGGATATACGGCTAATAATTACCACTACATTCGGTTTGCACAGGTACTGCTTTGGGCAGCTGAAGTAAAGGTAGAATTAGGGAAACTCGATCAGGCTCAGACTTATGTAAATATGGTTCGGGCCCGGGCAGCTGATACTACTGATTGGGTAAGGAGTGTAGATGGAACTCATTTCGCTGCCAATTATTTTATAGGACTTTATCCTTCTGGGTATTTTACATCGGTAGGACAAGCAAGGGCAAGAACATTGGTGCACTTTGAAGAAAAACTGGAATTGGCTATGGAGGGGCATCGGTTCTTTGATCTCGTCAGATGGGGTGAAGCTGATTCTACTCTTAATGCATATGCTGCCCATGAAGTGGCATCAGGTTATACCCTCATGCAAGGCGCTCATTTTACAAAAGGTAAAAATGAATATTTCCCTATTCCTCAGCAAGAAATAGATCGATCTACCGTAAATGGACAATCAGTATTAAAACAGAATCCTGGCTATTAA
- a CDS encoding SusC/RagA family TonB-linked outer membrane protein yields the protein MKHRLTQLFRAVMILGAVVLSTQALAQRTVRGTILNATDNSPIVGASIQVKGTNTGAVSGPDGSFSIQVPNDQAVLVISFIGFNSQQVPVDGQNSLTIKLQESASQLNEVVVTGYTSEKKKDITGSVSVVDVKQMKAVPVGNPEQMLQGQAAGVNVITSGAPGGPSNVFIRGITSFGSTDPLVIIDGVQASLHDINPNDIASIQVLKDAGAAAIYGVRGSNGVIIVTTKSGQPGKPKFNYDGYVGTQRPLQGNVFHLLNSQELANALWIADINAGQVAANGNPFSIQYGNGPKPILPDYIDPGGKMEGDPAVDPKLYNIDYNKGPIYQIVRANKQGTDWFHECFKPALIQSHTGTLSGGSDKSTYLFSLGYFDQQGTLIATYLKRYSARVNTSFHITDHIRAGENAYMFYKSNPQISYNSENVINMIYREQPIIPVYDIMGNWAGSAGPELGNAHNPVADQVRTEGNRGYDWVITGNVWAEVDFLKYFTVRTSFGGTIDNFYYWYYTYHTYENSENNASNGFGEGAGYNSSWDWVNTLTFTKDFWQNHHLKILVGSEAINNYGRGVSGNRLNYFVDDPGLWVLSAGSPKGQTNTSYAYQNTLYSLISRLDYNYKDKYLLGGTLRRDASSVFGPEKRVGYFGAGSIAWRISQENFLKSVTWINDLKVRGSYGLLGSQSNVNPTNAYTLFGSDAGSSYYAITTDYSNITQGFYAVQIGNPKTGWESDIETNVGLDATVLNSKLDFSVEYYKKKIKGLLFPDQTNALVGGASLPFVNIGDIQNVGADVTVNYHAKVGSQFLLNVGADVTTYKSKVVNIPGGYFTAGGSRIGDFVRNEVGHPVSAFYGYKVIGYFQDASDVAKSPQQADAAPGRFKYADINGDGKITPDDRTYIGNPNPKFTYGLNINGTYRNFDFIVVFYGSYGNDVLNYVKYWTNFWASFQGNKSKDLLYNSWTPTNKNPKAPILENVATFSTNQVPNSYYIENGSFFKCKSLIIGYTVPESVIHRVKLEKLRVYLQVANLFQLTKYSGLDPELFGSAAAFGIDYGNYPNNQKNFILGVNLSF from the coding sequence ATGAAACACAGACTTACACAGTTGTTTCGGGCTGTGATGATCCTGGGTGCCGTGGTCCTGAGCACCCAGGCTTTAGCCCAGCGAACCGTCCGGGGAACCATTCTCAATGCGACGGACAATTCACCCATTGTTGGGGCCTCTATTCAGGTCAAAGGAACGAACACCGGTGCAGTTTCAGGCCCGGATGGTTCCTTTAGCATTCAGGTGCCCAATGACCAGGCCGTTTTGGTTATCTCATTCATTGGCTTCAATAGCCAGCAGGTGCCGGTAGATGGCCAGAATAGCCTGACCATTAAACTTCAGGAAAGTGCTAGCCAGCTCAATGAAGTTGTGGTGACAGGTTATACCAGTGAAAAGAAAAAGGATATTACCGGCTCGGTTTCTGTGGTGGATGTCAAGCAGATGAAAGCGGTACCCGTTGGGAATCCTGAGCAAATGCTTCAGGGGCAAGCTGCCGGCGTAAATGTGATTACTTCTGGTGCACCCGGTGGACCTAGCAATGTGTTTATTCGTGGAATTACTTCATTTGGCAGTACAGATCCTCTTGTTATAATAGATGGTGTTCAGGCCAGCTTGCATGACATTAATCCTAACGACATTGCTTCCATTCAGGTGTTAAAAGATGCCGGTGCTGCTGCCATATATGGTGTGCGTGGTTCAAATGGAGTAATTATAGTTACTACCAAGTCGGGTCAGCCAGGCAAACCCAAGTTTAATTATGATGGGTATGTAGGCACACAAAGACCTTTGCAAGGAAATGTGTTCCATTTATTGAATTCTCAGGAATTAGCTAATGCTCTGTGGATCGCGGATATTAATGCTGGCCAGGTTGCTGCCAATGGTAACCCATTTTCCATCCAATATGGCAATGGTCCCAAGCCTATTTTGCCCGACTACATTGATCCGGGAGGTAAAATGGAGGGAGATCCGGCTGTAGATCCTAAGCTATATAATATTGATTACAATAAAGGACCCATTTATCAAATTGTGAGAGCCAATAAACAAGGCACAGACTGGTTCCACGAATGTTTTAAGCCCGCACTTATACAAAGCCACACTGGCACACTATCTGGTGGATCAGACAAATCAACCTATTTATTTTCTTTAGGGTATTTTGATCAGCAAGGGACACTGATTGCAACCTATTTAAAACGATATTCAGCCCGTGTGAATACGAGTTTCCATATCACGGATCACATCCGGGCAGGTGAAAACGCTTATATGTTCTATAAAAGCAATCCCCAGATTTCATACAACAGTGAAAACGTGATTAACATGATATATAGGGAGCAGCCCATTATTCCTGTTTATGATATTATGGGTAACTGGGCTGGAAGTGCGGGACCGGAATTAGGAAATGCACATAACCCTGTTGCGGATCAGGTACGTACTGAAGGCAACAGAGGATACGATTGGGTAATTACAGGCAATGTATGGGCAGAAGTTGATTTTCTGAAATACTTTACTGTACGAACCAGTTTTGGTGGGACAATTGATAACTTTTACTACTGGTACTATACTTATCATACTTATGAAAATTCTGAAAATAATGCTTCAAATGGGTTTGGAGAAGGGGCCGGATACAATAGTTCCTGGGATTGGGTTAACACTTTGACTTTCACTAAAGATTTCTGGCAGAATCATCACTTAAAAATTTTAGTTGGTTCTGAAGCAATCAATAATTATGGCAGAGGCGTAAGTGGCAATAGATTGAATTATTTTGTAGATGATCCAGGTCTATGGGTATTGTCAGCCGGCTCTCCGAAAGGTCAAACAAACACTAGCTATGCTTATCAGAATACATTGTATTCTTTGATTAGCAGGCTTGATTACAATTACAAGGATAAATACTTGCTGGGCGGAACATTAAGAAGAGACGCTTCTTCGGTGTTTGGTCCGGAAAAGCGGGTTGGATATTTCGGCGCTGGCTCTATTGCATGGCGTATTTCACAGGAAAATTTTCTGAAATCTGTTACATGGATTAATGATTTGAAAGTTAGAGGAAGTTATGGCTTGTTAGGTTCTCAAAGTAATGTAAATCCTACGAATGCATATACCTTATTCGGGAGCGATGCTGGAAGTTCGTATTATGCGATTACAACAGATTATTCTAATATCACACAAGGATTTTATGCTGTTCAAATAGGTAACCCAAAGACAGGCTGGGAATCAGATATAGAAACTAATGTAGGATTGGATGCAACAGTTCTAAATAGCAAACTTGATTTTTCAGTTGAATATTACAAGAAGAAAATAAAAGGTTTGTTATTCCCAGATCAGACAAATGCATTGGTAGGAGGTGCTTCACTTCCTTTTGTGAATATTGGGGATATTCAAAATGTAGGTGCTGATGTTACCGTAAATTATCATGCAAAAGTGGGCTCCCAGTTTTTATTAAATGTGGGTGCAGATGTCACTACTTACAAGAGTAAAGTGGTGAATATACCTGGAGGGTATTTTACCGCTGGCGGTAGTAGAATAGGAGATTTTGTTCGTAATGAGGTTGGACATCCTGTAAGTGCTTTTTATGGGTATAAAGTAATTGGTTATTTCCAGGATGCTAGTGATGTTGCCAAGTCTCCTCAACAGGCTGATGCTGCTCCGGGTCGTTTTAAATATGCAGATATCAATGGTGATGGTAAAATTACACCAGATGATCGTACATATATTGGAAACCCCAACCCAAAATTTACATATGGGTTGAATATAAACGGCACATACAGGAACTTTGATTTTATTGTGGTGTTTTATGGATCTTATGGCAATGATGTGCTAAATTATGTGAAATATTGGACCAATTTCTGGGCTTCATTCCAGGGCAATAAGAGCAAAGATCTTCTGTATAATTCCTGGACTCCCACAAACAAAAATCCGAAAGCTCCGATCTTGGAAAATGTTGCTACTTTCAGTACAAATCAGGTGCCTAACTCCTACTACATAGAAAACGGATCATTTTTCAAATGCAAATCTTTGATTATTGGATATACGGTGCCAGAGTCAGTTATCCATCGTGTTAAACTGGAAAAATTGAGGGTTTATTTGCAGGTAGCCAATCTTTTCCAGTTAACCAAATACAGCGGTCTGGATCCTGAATTATTTGGCTCAGCAGCTGCCTTTGGGATAGATTATGGAAATTATCCAAACAATCAGAAGAATTTTATTTTAGGTGTAAACCTTTCATTTTAA
- a CDS encoding sugar phosphate isomerase/epimerase family protein — protein MPTRRSFLQQLSVMTAAVLAAPLFPETQTRSRAIGLQLYTIRDAMSKDPAGSLARVAHIGYKEVEAATYTGTEKFYGYDAKAYKQLLDQNHLQQISGHYILGGLEKTSRSPLGSIQNGWQQAIEDAHTVGQQYMVCAFLMPDERKTLDDYKKIAELFNRAGEQCKQAGIQFCYHNHNFEFEPIDGQNPYDVLLKSTDPDLVKMEMDIYWVKKAGQDPLKLFAEHPGRFVLWHVKDMDNTPKHSFTEVGHGIIDFKTIFAHARQAGMKHFFVEQDICPGDPFVSITESYQYLRKMLA, from the coding sequence ATGCCTACCAGAAGATCATTCCTGCAGCAACTTTCGGTGATGACAGCTGCCGTACTGGCTGCTCCCCTTTTTCCCGAGACCCAGACACGCAGCCGGGCCATTGGCTTGCAACTTTATACCATCCGCGACGCCATGAGCAAGGATCCTGCCGGTTCACTGGCCCGCGTGGCCCACATCGGATACAAAGAAGTGGAAGCCGCCACCTATACCGGCACCGAAAAATTTTATGGCTATGATGCAAAAGCCTATAAGCAACTACTGGATCAGAACCACTTGCAACAAATCAGCGGACATTATATCCTTGGCGGATTGGAAAAAACTTCCCGTTCGCCCCTGGGCAGCATTCAAAACGGCTGGCAGCAGGCAATTGAAGACGCGCATACCGTGGGTCAACAATACATGGTGTGTGCTTTTCTGATGCCTGATGAGCGAAAAACCTTGGATGATTATAAAAAAATCGCTGAACTGTTTAATCGTGCGGGTGAACAATGCAAACAAGCCGGGATTCAGTTTTGCTATCATAACCACAACTTCGAATTTGAACCGATCGATGGACAAAACCCTTATGACGTATTGCTAAAGTCAACCGACCCGGATCTGGTGAAAATGGAAATGGATATTTACTGGGTGAAAAAAGCCGGACAAGATCCGTTGAAGCTGTTTGCTGAACATCCCGGACGCTTTGTTCTCTGGCATGTGAAAGACATGGACAATACGCCCAAGCATTCGTTTACAGAAGTGGGACATGGCATCATTGATTTCAAAACTATCTTTGCACATGCCCGCCAGGCTGGTATGAAGCATTTCTTTGTAGAGCAGGATATTTGCCCGGGGGATCCTTTTGTAAGCATTACGGAAAGCTATCAGTATCTGCGTAAGATGCTGGCCTGA
- a CDS encoding superoxide dismutase: MAFTLPPLPYAFDALEPYIDKTTMEIHHGKHHGGYVTNLNNAIAGTDAENKTIEEILKQVSKYPVAVRNNGGGHYNHSLFWTLLSPKGGGQPSGKLAEAINSTFGSFDKFKEEFNKAAMGRFGSGWAWLIVQNGKLAITSTPNQDNPLMDVAEQQGTPILGLDVWEHAYYLKYQNRRADYVNAFWNIVNWPEVEKRYEAALK; this comes from the coding sequence ATGGCATTTACACTTCCTCCCTTACCGTATGCTTTCGATGCGCTCGAACCCTACATTGATAAAACCACTATGGAAATTCATCATGGCAAGCACCATGGTGGCTATGTGACCAACCTGAACAATGCCATTGCAGGCACCGACGCTGAAAACAAGACCATTGAAGAGATCCTGAAACAGGTATCGAAATATCCGGTGGCTGTGCGTAACAACGGAGGTGGACATTACAACCATTCTCTGTTCTGGACCCTTCTTTCGCCAAAAGGCGGTGGGCAGCCTTCCGGTAAGCTGGCTGAAGCTATCAACAGTACCTTTGGCAGCTTTGATAAATTTAAAGAAGAGTTTAATAAAGCCGCTATGGGTCGTTTCGGCAGTGGCTGGGCATGGTTGATCGTGCAGAATGGAAAACTGGCGATTACTTCCACCCCCAATCAGGATAATCCGCTGATGGATGTGGCCGAACAGCAAGGCACACCCATATTGGGCCTCGACGTGTGGGAACATGCCTATTACCTGAAATACCAGAATCGCAGAGCCGATTATGTAAATGCATTCTGGAATATTGTGAACTGGCCTGAAGTGGAAAAAAGATATGAAGCTGCATTGAAATAA